Proteins from one Ipomoea triloba cultivar NCNSP0323 chromosome 1, ASM357664v1 genomic window:
- the LOC116022668 gene encoding uncharacterized protein LOC116022668 — MPSPMSKQLGDFLQEQQEPFTMEGYLHDRGCYPRSNSDQFLKGSTTSATKKRRRSLPSCSKVVGAVFTRIVQSEANRKFKNCWSNRNGRSAKGNCKQDLAEDDHFSSASSSTVFNSCSEIDAEEDEGCCKLHQKQVLEDRKQLSPVSVLEETESSDDDVSPIHQIQETSDSQTTLVGSQYARNRKATQQTKQLLFDCVTEVVESHRRRDQRGQQMGRILDPEQLWNLICENIWAWSQDPIDETNVNQLVRFDSEGEWRGFQGVQQAQEIGVIISEIMLEDIRDEIVRDLVISFK, encoded by the exons ATGCCTTCTCCAATGTCCAAACAGCTTGGAGATTTCCTCCAAGAACAGCAAGAGCCTTTCACAATGGAGGGCTACCTTCATGACAGAGGCTGCTACCCCAGAAGCAATTCTGACCAGTTCTTGAAAGGATCAACAACCTCTGCTacaaaaaagagaagaagatcACTCCCAAGCTGTTCAAAGGTTGTCGGGGCTGTGTTTACCAGGATTGTCCAATCTGAGGCCAACCGGAAATTCAAGAATTGCTGGAGTAATAGAAATGGTCGATCTGCTAAGGGCAATTGTAAGCAGGATTTAGCAGAGGATGATCATTTCTCATCTGCAAGTAGCTCTACTGTGTTCAATTCTTGCTCGGAGATTGATGCAGAAGAAGATGAAGGCTGCTGCAAACTACACCAGAAACAG GTTCTTGAAGACAGAAAGCAGCTCAGCCCTGTGTCAGTACTGGAAGAAACAGAATCCTCAGATGATGATGTCTCCCCAATTCATCAAA TACAAGAAACCTCAGACTCTCAAACAACATTAGTGGGCTCTCAGTACGCCAGAAACAGAAAGGCCACACAACAAACAAAACAGCTGCTGTTTGACTGTGTGACTGAGGTGGTTGAGAGCCACAGAAGAAGAGACCAGAGGGGCCAACAGATGGGGAGAATCTTGGATCCTGAGCAACTGTGGAACCTGATATGCGAGAATATATGGGCGTGGAGCCAAGACCCCATCGACGAAACCAATGTCAACCAACTGGTGCGTTTTGATTCTGAGGGAGAATGGAGGGGGTTTCAGGGGGTGcaacaggcacaagaaattggGGTGATTATTAGTGAGATTATGTTGGAGGATATTAGAGATGAGATTGTTAGAGATTTGgttatttcttttaaatag